TATTCCAAGTTAGGTTTTCTTCTGGATTGTTTTAGATCCGAAACATTCTTTTTATCCTTGATACGCTTTTTAATTACCGATTTTGGAATCTTTGTCGCTTTTCTAACTTTAGGCACAAACAATCCTTTCTTTATAATTTCTAAAAAACGTTTTACAACAATCTCTTTGTTTTTAAGCTGACTACGATCTTCGTCACAATTTAAGATTAAAACATTTTCAGAAGTTAAACGAGCTGCAATATTAGTTTGCAAAAGTAGTTTTTCCTCAGCAGATAAAGCTTCCGAAGCATTTAAATCAAAAGACAAAACGACTTTTGAGGAAACTTTATTCACATTTTGTCCGCCAGCACCACTACTGCGAACGGCTTTAAAAGCTAATTCTGATATGATTTTATCGCTATCCATTATTGTGGCTGATGTGCCGCTTTTAGTAAATCATTTACTGTTTTTACAGGATTAAAAGTAATCAAAGGCACGGCAACAAAAACAGTTAACCAGTTTGCCATAGAACCATTCCACAACCCCGGCAATTCATAATTTTTTACCGATTTTCCATCAATACTTTTCTCAACAATAAATCCCGCTTTCTGATCAACATACTGAAGTAAATTGAACTTTTCGTTTTTATAATTTTTAATTCCGCAAACCAAATCTACGGGATTAAAATGCGTTGCTTCTGCTAAAATTTTACGTTGCTTTTTGTCGGTCAAATCAACTTGTGAAGTTTCTACAATTTGTAATGATTTTACTCCTTCATCATTCAAAACCCAAAACGGTCCACCGCCAGGTTCTCCTTCATTTTTAACCATTCCGCAAACACGAATCGGTCTATCCAGAAGTTCTTTAATCTTGCTTATTTTATTTTCAAAAGTAAACTTATCAAAATCACCACTTACCTCAACATTTATCTGCTCATGTAAAAAAACAACAATTTCTTCTAAGATAGCTTCAT
The sequence above is drawn from the Flavobacterium sp. N2038 genome and encodes:
- the arfB gene encoding alternative ribosome rescue aminoacyl-tRNA hydrolase ArfB, which translates into the protein MDSDKIISELAFKAVRSSGAGGQNVNKVSSKVVLSFDLNASEALSAEEKLLLQTNIAARLTSENVLILNCDEDRSQLKNKEIVVKRFLEIIKKGLFVPKVRKATKIPKSVIKKRIKDKKNVSDLKQSRRKPNLE